Sequence from the Fulvivirga ligni genome:
TTGTTCGTCAGAATGGTGTTTCTGGTAACTGGGAATGGTGGGCTTTCCTACTCACTGGTATGCTTACCGTATTCGTGTACTCCAAGCTTTGGAGGCGCTCAGAAGTACTTACCGATCTCGAATTTTATGAGATGCGTTACAGTGGTAAAACAGCGGCCTTTCTTCGTGGCTTCAGGGCTTTATACCTGGGTGTATTCTTCAACATAATGATTATGGCCACCGTATGTCTGGCGGCCATTAAAATAGGCGGTGTCTTACTGGATTTATCGCCAGTTCAAACCTTGTTGATAGCTTCTGTAGTTACGGTGATTTACAGTTCTTTAGGAGGTTTAAAAGGAGTTTTAATAACTGACTTTGTACAGTTTGTTATAGCCATGGCAGGTTCCGTGTGGGCGGCTTATGTTATTGTAAACTTACCTGAGGTGGGTGGTATAGAGGCTTTGCTTTCTCATGAGGAAGTAGCCACAAAACTGGATATATTACCAGATTTCACCAAAACAGAAACGCTGGTGCCATTATTCATTATACCATTGGCCGTACAGTGGTGGAGTGTTTGGTATCCGGGCGCTGAGCCAGGTGGTGGAGGCTACATCGCACAGAGAATGCTCTCAGCTAAGGATGAGAAAAATGCCATTGGTGCAACCTTATTTTTCAATGTAGCACATTATGCTTTAAGACCATGGCCATGGATTTTAATTGCCTTAGCCTCTATTGTGGTTTTTCCTAATTTAGAATCTATTCAGGCGGCATTCCCTAATGTAGCTCCAGGCATAATTAAAAACGATTTGGCTTACCCTGCTATGCTTACCTACCTTCCACATGGTTTGTTAGGAATAGTAATCGCTTCATTGATAGCGGCATTTATGTCTACCATTTCAACCCATCTTAACTGGGGGTCCAGCTATGTGGTAAATGACTTTTATAAACGATTCGTAAACCCTGAAAGCTCTGACAAAACACTGGTAAACGTGGGTAGAATATCTACCGTCATACTTATGGTATTCTCAGCTATTCTAGCGCTTTATTTAGAAAATGCTATTCAGGCATTTAGAATATTGCTAACCATTGGGGCAGGAACAGGTCTCATCTTTATATTAAGATGGTTCTGGTGGAGGATCAATGCCTTTACAGAGCTATCAGGCATGTTTATATCCTTCTTTATCGCCATCTACTTTGAATTTATTCATGAAAGCCTTGGCTTCACTGCGCTAGAAGGTTGGGAAAAACTGCTCATAGGTGTCATTGTTACCACAGTGGTTTGGCTCATAGTTACTTTTACTACCCGTAAGACCGATATGGACCAACTTATTCAGTTCTATATCAAAGTGCGTCCTGCTGGGCCGGGATGGTCAAAAGTGAAAGAAGCTGCTAAAGACAGAGGCGTGGATATGCCAGAAGTAAAGCATGCACTAAGTGCAGAGATATTAAGTGTCTTCATAGGAACTGTGGCTGTTTTCGCTGCATTATTTGCCACCGGATACATCATCTATGGTCGCACAGGTCTGGCATCTATCCTTATATGTGTTTCCGCCGCCTGCTTCGGTTATTTAATTTATATGTGGAAGAGGTTATCGAGTTAATTGAATTATAATGTTTTATAGTTAAAGCCCGTGTTTTTTAGCATGGGCTTTTTTATTTATGTATGGAGAAAAGTTGGATAGTTAATAATTGATGGAGTAAGTACCTGATAATGAGAGGTATGTGTATATTGGATTTAACATGAAAAGATTTCTTTTTTGTTTTCAAATATTTACCATATCCATTTTGGGTGCCTGTGATTCAAATTTTGATCAATGTTCCCATGATTTGAAATACTTAAGTGGTGGTAATAAGCCGGTGATAGCCATAACCGGTAAAGATAATTCAGTAAAAGACAGCTGTCAGTATTTAATTGATTTTAACTACTGGTTTAAAGATAATGCCGTCTCCAGAAAGGGTAGCTTATTAATTCATAATGATGCTTTTTATGTTAGGCTGAAAGAAAGTCAGAGTGGCTTCGTTAGGTATTTCGACTTCACCAAAAAAGCTCATGATGCATACGAAGTGGAAATGCTGGTTGACGGTAAGAAGTATGTCATTAAAATTATCGTTGAGGAGGTGGTTGTGAAAAATAACCAGCAATACCATGTTTTTAGGTTTATAGACTCATTTGAATTTAAAAACAATAGGACAGATACTATAATTATTGCTTCTCTCAACAAAGGCATATTAGGATCTTATTTTACCTATAATAGAAATGGTGTTAATATCATGCTAATGCCAGAGGGAGAGCTTTTAGATGATATGATAGATTATTCTAATGTTGAGAAAAGGAATTTGAATTGATGTTTTTTAATCAAAATAAATAATGTAAAACGGATGCGTTAGCGCTACGCTCAAACGCATCCTAACGGGGGTGTGAAATAGAGGAAAACAGAAATGAGAAGAATAATATTTTATATTTTAGTACTACTTGTAACAATGATATTTTCCTGTTCAAGCTTACAACACTCAATGAAAAAAGAGAATAATTTTTCTGTCATTTTTGGGGATTGTTTAATCAGGATGATGTGAGTGTTACTATAAATGGGGTACAGCTTTTAGAAAATGTTGTATTTAACTCTGGATTTTCTACAGGAAGTGTCCCCAATACATACATTATTTATGAAAATGGCAAACTAAAAACAAGGCAAGATCAAAATGTAAATGAAATTGAGTTGTCAATTGGCAATCAATTGACACTTGAGTTAAAGGTAAGTGACAAGGATAACTTATTTAATCTCTCGCTTTCAAAAGGAAGAATAATAATAGTTGATGCTTGTCAATCAAAGTTGAGTGTTACCCAGCATAGAAAGACAGTTACATTTGAATAAATGAGTGTGTCTTGTGTTATATAATGGAAAATATTTCCCAGCATCGAGTTGGGGCTTTTAATGACTTTGGATAATCTGAGCAACTTCAATCTGAATGAGTAGCGACACTCGTTACCGCGCGTTTAACGTAAGCGTAACCGTCCCGCCATGCTGAGCATGGTGGTTTAGTAAAGCAGATCTGTAATCATAAGCTTTGCTGTTGAGTTAGCAGTGAAATGAAATAATATCACCAAGAATAAATTCAATTTTCGCGACGGCATAATAAGCCTCTAGATTCTGCGAAGAGACTCATCACTATCTTTATATCTCAGCAATCAACTATGCTGTCCATTTGTTTAATGATCTGAAACGGCACCACCATGCTGGGCATGGTGCGAACGGGGCACAAAAAAAAGCGCCTGTTACCAGAGCGCTTTCTTTTACTTAACTAATCAACCTAAACCCTAATCTTAAATATCTTTATATCTGTTTTATCAGATTTTAGCTCTTTTTGAAATCATTTTTCTGAATGATTATAGATCAAAGGTATAACATGTTATGGTCTGAAACTTCAGGGGAAATGTGTAATTTACAAGTTAAGGGATACCCCTAGGTTATGTGATAAGCCACTAAGTAGATCAGCTTAGAAAACTGTAGGAAAATGTATTTCGATCTACAACTTTGAGTAAACTCTTACTCAATAATTCTAGTCCCAGGTGTAGTAATCCTTGAAAATCAGCGATAATTGATGATTTGGCATAGTTGTTTCATGTGATCTCATAAATCAAATGAAATAATAACTATGAAAAAATTGAAGGTTAAGCTAGGAGTTGTGGCTGTGTTGTTAATGTTAGTGGGCGTGAAGCAGGCAAGCGCTCAGGAGGCCAGATCAGGGATTAAAGGAGGTTTAAACCTTAGTAATTTATATGTAGATGATGTGGATGATGAAAACGTAAGAGGTGGATTTAATGCTGGTATCTACACACAAATCATGGTAGGAGAAACTTTCGCAATCCAGCCAGAATTGCTTTACTCTGCTAAAGGTGCAAAAACCGAATATGACAATACATTCGGTAATGGTGAAACTGATTTTAATCTAAACTATATTGAAGCACCAATCTTAGCTACTTTTAAGTTAGGTGATGCTGCAGATATTCACATAGGTCCTTATTTCGGATACTTAGTAAGTGCAAAATCTAAAAGTACTAATGATACCGTATTTGGAGGTATCGATTCTGAAGGTGAATTGGACAGAGATAACTTTAACAAGTTTGACTATGGTTTAGCCGGTGGTATTGGATTTAACTTTTCAGCCCTTACTATAGGTTTAAGATATAATTATGGATTAGCCGAAATAGCTAAGTCTGATAGAGCAGAAACTTTCTTAGGAGATTCTAAAAACTCAACCGCTCAGGTATATGCTGCTTTTAACTTGCAGTAATAACTAAAATATTGAGACCGCAAAAAGCCTTTTGATTAACTTCAAAAGGCTTTTTTTGTTTTATTAATTAGCTTTCGGTGAATTTACGGGAGTGCTGTTAGCTACTGGCTGTCCGTTGTCACTGCCAAACTCTACTTTCTTGGTGGCTTTCCCCATATTACATTTTCCATCAAACATAGCTCCTGACTCTACCACTAATTTGTTGGTGTTGATGTCGCCGTTGATTTTACAATTCGGTTTTAAAACCAATAAATCACTAACCTCTACTGATCCTTTGACTTCGCCTTCTATTTCGGCTACCTGAGAGTGGATATTTCCTTCTATCACTGCAGACTGCCCCACAGCTACCTTAGATTTAGATTTTACATCACCAATGATACGACCTTCTACACGCAGGTTTCCATAGGTTTCAATATTACCTCTAAATGTACTTCCCTGACCGATGATATTATTGGAGTTAGCATACTCCGCGGAGGCCTTGCCTTCGTTGCCTTTAGTTGGATTGTTTTTGTTGAACATGAGCGCTTTTTTTATCTAATCTATTCAATGGACCTATATGTTGCCAAACATACTCTTCTATTAGCACAAACATTAGCTTAAATACAAAATTATAAGACGATTGGTTTAAGTCTTTCTAATTTTTTGAAGAAACAAACTTAAGACAGTATTTCATTAAAGGTGCAGAGGCTACTATAGTTACTACTACCATTACCAGAATGGCTACTAACACTTCATCGGTAATTAGGCCAGCTTGCAGTGCAATGGCTCCGAGGATTACTTCTAAAGTGCCATGGGTGTTCATGCCGAAGCCTACTGCGTATGATTCGTATTTAGGAAGTCCGCCCATACGAGCGCCTAAAGTGGCACCCAAGACTTTAAAAATAAAGGCGAGTACAAGTAGTACCAGGATGATTTGCAGATTGAATGCTGCTATGAAGTTGATGCCTAAACCAATAGAAATGAAGAATAAAGGTGCGAATATATTATTGATAAACTGATGTATGATTTCTTTCGCTCTTTCAGAAAGATGCTTTGAATCTCCTAATGCAACACCAATAATAAAGGCGCCGAAGATACTGTGAATACCAATATATTCGGTAAAGGCTGCTCCTAAGAAACAGAAGGCTAATGATAATGATAACAAACCGCCAGGCCAGGCCAAACGTTTGTTGATCCAGGGTAATGCTTTGTTAATCAATCCTTTACCAATAGTTAGCATTAATACTGTAAATCCTATTGATATCCATATTGTCTTGGAAAGGCTTAGAGATTCTGAGTTTGTGCCCATCATATTTAATATAATGGTAAAAATGATCCATCCCACCAGATCTATTATCATGGCCGATGCGATGATAAGCATGCCCATTCTGGTCTTGAAAACTTCAAGGTCCATAAGTACTCTGGCCACTACCGGTAAGGCAGTAATAGACATTACAGTGCCTATAAACATAGCAAAGACCAGCCTTTTATCTTCATCTGCATAGTCAAAAAGCTCGGGGAAGAACCAGGTAACTATAAAACCTGCCACAAAAGGTATAACTAGTGATACTAAACTTACATAGAGCGCTTGTTTTCCCTGTTGCCAGACTATATGGAGATCTACCTCCAGCCCGGCTATGAATAGCAAGAGCACTACTGATACCTGAATAAATCCATCCAGCACCACTGCAGAGGCACCTGTGGAGGGGAAAAGCATCTCAAATATCTCAGGGGTAAAGTTTCCCAGAATGGTTGGTCCCAGAATAATTCCCGCCAATATTTCTCCTACCACAGCGGGTTGTTTAAACTTACGGGCAAGCTCTGCTAACAGTCTTCCTAAGCTAAGCATTACACATAGCTGTATGAGTAAGTTAATAACTTCGCTATGGTTCAGCTTATCCATTCTTTTTCTTTGGGTTTACAATTAAAAGATCGCACGGAAGATCAGCGAACACATACTCAAGATCATGTGGGAAAACCCGATCAAAGATTCCCATTTTCCTGTTAGGAGATCCTACTACCAATAAGTCTGCTCTGGTACGATTGCAGAAGTTGGCTAACTCAAAACCAGATTTACCTGAGATCACCTTTATATTTACTTTCAGACCGCTGATATCCATCTTTTTCAAAATGTTCTCAACGATAAGAATTTCCTCGTTCACTAAGTTTCTTCTTATTTCCGTTAGCTCCTCCTCTGTTTTTTCGCTACTCACGGACATGGCTAGCCCATATAATTTTATCTCTCGTACAATATGGAGCTGCTGAGAATGCTGTGTTTTTCCAATATATGTTCCTGCCTTAATCGCTTGTATCGAATAAGGGCTGTTCTCTGCATAAATTACCATTCTCTTGCTAGGGTTGCTTTCAAGCGAAGGCTCCGTAAGCATAAGTACAGAACAATCAGCTTTACGCAATATTTTTCTGGCAATGGAGCCAAGGTAATAGTTGATAAAATCCTCTTTTTTTAAAGCACCAGCTACTAAAAGATCAATGCGTTCCTTTTTACAAACTGCCAGAATTCTTTTGGCAGGGTCTCCCGCTTCCCAGATAACCTTCACATCTTCCGTGATGTCTGCTTGCTGCAGATTTTCCATCATAAAAGCATCCTCTTTATCAGTATGTGAGCCCACATGGATGATGATTAGCTCACTTTTGAAAAGCGCCTGAACCCTCTTTGCTTCCGCAAGCAGAGTTTGAAGTCTTGGAGAAAAAGCTATAGCGATGGCTATCTTATTGAACATAGTTGGTTATTGCAGATTCATTAAAAATAAGGATTTTAATTAAACTGTCTATCTAACGGACGGCTATCTCTTGATTTTATTTTATAAAAAATAACAATTGTATTTCATTACCGCATCTATGAAGATGAGCTTCTTCAGCTGGCAACCAGTTTTTTAGACCAAAATCTATAATACGAATACTATAATTAATTGATCGTTTTAAATAATCGTAAATGGCCTACCCGTCAATTGAGTCCCGATTTTGGAAAGTAATTCCTAATTCTGCTTTTAAATTTCTGTTCATATGTAAGAAAACGCTCAAAAATGTCGTTTTTAGATTGGCACAGTGTTAGGTTAATACCATGCAGTATTTAACTGACACAACTATTTATATTTAATTAAATTATGAAAGCGTATAGAAATTTAAATTCTAAGGAATTTTTGGAGTTGTTTAATACGACTCCTGATGCAGTGTTGTTGGATGTAAGAACGGAGAAAGAATTTAAAGCAGAATCATTCGCTGAGGCCTCAAATATTCCTTGTACTGAAACCGATAAGCTTTTGGCTCTAAATAAGGACAAAGCTTATTTTATTCATTGCAGGATGGGAGGAAGAAGTGCTATGGTGGCGTTCACTATGTCTCAAGCTGGTTTTCAAAATCTTTACAATCTAAACGAAGAGTTTAGTAAGCTTAAAACTGAAGCGAAAGGTTATAGTCTGTCTGCCGGAAAAGTTTCCGAAAACGAGACCAAAATTATGTAAAAACTTACATATATGACCTCTCAGAAGCATTTTTGCTTTTGGCACATAGGTTGTAATAAGGAAGATAGGTTTAGGTTGATTAAAAGGCTGTATGATTTTCGTTTTTAGTTGGTTTTAGTATGTACAGCTAATGGCCGCCCTCTGGTAAAGGGCGGCTTTTTTTATGTCTTTATATTATGATTAATTCAATCTTGAGATTCAAAATGAGATCAGATTCTCTTATTGGGATAGATTCTTTTCTGAAATGTGTCTTTAAACTTGTTTTTGGTACATTCTGCCTTTGGCACAAGCCTTGGATATAGTTATATCGTTAGGTTAAGGTTAAAGAAGCTGTAGTTGTTTTAGTTGGTTTTAGTAATTTACAGCGCTTAAGTCGCCCTTTTGGCTAGGGGCGACTTTTTTTATGAGCAATAATAACCCGATAAAGGTCAGAGCTCCATTCACGATCAAAATTTCAAATCCGAATTTATAGCCATTGAACCATGCTTCGGAATTTATATTAATAACATAAGATATTATCGGGCTTAAAAGGCATACTATTGGTACTCCTCCATCTTTTAATTTATAGTTTGTAAATAGCCCAAAAGCATAAAGCCCCAACAAAGGTCCGTAGGTATATCCTGCGGCTTTAAATACCAGACTGATTACGGCCTCATTGTTAATTTCATTGAAAATGATAATAACAATGTAGAGCAGTAGCGAGAATGAAACGTGTACAATCAATCTTGTTCTTTTTTGCTTTTTCTGTACTTCCAGTGTTTCTTCTCTTTGTTTGAAATTTAAAAAGTCTACGCAAAAAGAAGTGGTAAGTGCAGTAAGTGCAGAGTCAGCACTGCTATATGCGGCAGCAATGATTCCGAGTAAGAACATGGCTCCGGCAAACTGGCTAAAATGATCCAGTGCCAGCATAGGGAATAGATTATCTGTTTTAGCTGGTATGGCTATGCCATTATTGTTAGCATATAAATACAGAAGAGCCCCCATACAGAGGAAGAGTAAGTTTACAAAAACCAGAATCACAGAGAACCAGAGCATGTTCTTTTGAGCCTCTCCAATATTTTTACAAGTGAGATTCTTTTGCATCATATCCTGGTCTAAACCAGTCATTACTATGGCTATGAAGGCACCGGAGATAAATTGTTTGAAGAAATTGTTGCCACTTTTCCAATCCCAGAAAAACATTTTAGAATAATCACTCTCTTTAATCGTATTCACCAGTTGACCACCAGATATATCCAGATCTTTGGCTACCAAATAAATTACTACTATTACCGCTGTGATCATAAAAAGCGTTTGTAGTGTATCTGTCCATACAATGGTTTTGATGCCACTTCTAAACGTATAAATCCAGATAAGGGCGATTGTGACTAAGACCGTTACAGAAAAGTCAACACCCAAATCGTTGAAAACAGCAAATTGAAGTACACCGGCTACTAAAAAGAGCCTAAAGGCTGCGCCAACCGTTCTTGATAGGAGAAAATAAAAAGCCCCAGTTTTATATGACCAGAAGCCAAAACGCTGATCCAAATACTCATAAATGGATGTGAGATTCATACGATAATATAGAGGCATAAGTACTTTGCCAATAAATAAATAGCCGAGTAAGTAGCCAAATACTACCTGCATGTAGCCAAACTGGGTGTCAGCTACCCAGCCGGGAATAGAGACGAAAGTTACTCCGGATAAAGAGGCTCCAATCATTCCAAATGCCACCAAATACCAGGGTGACTGGCGGTTAGCGGTGAAAAAGGTCTTGGAATCTGCATTTCTTCCGGTGAGAAATGAAATAAGAATTAATAAGGCGAAATACGCCGCAATTATCGATAAAACTAGATTTGGGCTCATAAAATGTGTTCTAATTCCGGCTAAAGTTGTAATTTTTTTTTTACTTTTGACAAGTAAACTCTAAAGCTCGCTTTATGGATTTTGGATATAAGGAAGAAGAATTAGTTGACGTTTTAGAAGATGTAGATGGCGTACGTGATCTCATGGTGTTTAATGATGATGTAAATACTTTTGATCATGTAATTGAAACACTCGTACGTGTTTGCCAGCATTCTACCACTCAGGCAGAGCAATGTGCCTACATAATTCACTATACAGGTAAGTGCTCTGTTAAAAAAGGAGCTTTCGCAAAACTGAAGCCTTTGAAAGAGGCCATTTGCGAAGTGGGTATAGATGCTCAGGTAGTTTAAGCTGATTTACATCTCTTTAGCTCTCCTTAAAGCCTTGAACTCTCAAGGTTATTGGAATTTTCTGGAAGAGAAAACTTTTCTTTACAGCGAAATAGGTCTGTTTTCATAAAACCGGTCTTGTCTTCGAGGGTCTCAGACTGACCTCAGGTGGCATTTACTTTAAAGAATAGTTAAGACCTACTTACCT
This genomic interval carries:
- a CDS encoding rhodanese-like domain-containing protein; this encodes MKAYRNLNSKEFLELFNTTPDAVLLDVRTEKEFKAESFAEASNIPCTETDKLLALNKDKAYFIHCRMGGRSAMVAFTMSQAGFQNLYNLNEEFSKLKTEAKGYSLSAGKVSENETKIM
- a CDS encoding sodium:solute symporter, giving the protein MSPNLVLSIIAAYFALLILISFLTGRNADSKTFFTANRQSPWYLVAFGMIGASLSGVTFVSIPGWVADTQFGYMQVVFGYLLGYLFIGKVLMPLYYRMNLTSIYEYLDQRFGFWSYKTGAFYFLLSRTVGAAFRLFLVAGVLQFAVFNDLGVDFSVTVLVTIALIWIYTFRSGIKTIVWTDTLQTLFMITAVIVVIYLVAKDLDISGGQLVNTIKESDYSKMFFWDWKSGNNFFKQFISGAFIAIVMTGLDQDMMQKNLTCKNIGEAQKNMLWFSVILVFVNLLFLCMGALLYLYANNNGIAIPAKTDNLFPMLALDHFSQFAGAMFLLGIIAAAYSSADSALTALTTSFCVDFLNFKQREETLEVQKKQKRTRLIVHVSFSLLLYIVIIIFNEINNEAVISLVFKAAGYTYGPLLGLYAFGLFTNYKLKDGGVPIVCLLSPIISYVININSEAWFNGYKFGFEILIVNGALTFIGLLLLIKKVAPSQKGDLSAVNY
- a CDS encoding cation:proton antiporter, translated to MDKLNHSEVINLLIQLCVMLSLGRLLAELARKFKQPAVVGEILAGIILGPTILGNFTPEIFEMLFPSTGASAVVLDGFIQVSVVLLLFIAGLEVDLHIVWQQGKQALYVSLVSLVIPFVAGFIVTWFFPELFDYADEDKRLVFAMFIGTVMSITALPVVARVLMDLEVFKTRMGMLIIASAMIIDLVGWIIFTIILNMMGTNSESLSLSKTIWISIGFTVLMLTIGKGLINKALPWINKRLAWPGGLLSLSLAFCFLGAAFTEYIGIHSIFGAFIIGVALGDSKHLSERAKEIIHQFINNIFAPLFFISIGLGINFIAAFNLQIILVLLVLAFIFKVLGATLGARMGGLPKYESYAVGFGMNTHGTLEVILGAIALQAGLITDEVLVAILVMVVVTIVASAPLMKYCLKFVSSKN
- a CDS encoding sodium:solute symporter family protein encodes the protein MILETIDWLSVIAFFIISLFIGLLVARQAGSSVSEYFLSGRDMPWWLLGVSMVATTFSADTPNLVTDIVRQNGVSGNWEWWAFLLTGMLTVFVYSKLWRRSEVLTDLEFYEMRYSGKTAAFLRGFRALYLGVFFNIMIMATVCLAAIKIGGVLLDLSPVQTLLIASVVTVIYSSLGGLKGVLITDFVQFVIAMAGSVWAAYVIVNLPEVGGIEALLSHEEVATKLDILPDFTKTETLVPLFIIPLAVQWWSVWYPGAEPGGGGYIAQRMLSAKDEKNAIGATLFFNVAHYALRPWPWILIALASIVVFPNLESIQAAFPNVAPGIIKNDLAYPAMLTYLPHGLLGIVIASLIAAFMSTISTHLNWGSSYVVNDFYKRFVNPESSDKTLVNVGRISTVILMVFSAILALYLENAIQAFRILLTIGAGTGLIFILRWFWWRINAFTELSGMFISFFIAIYFEFIHESLGFTALEGWEKLLIGVIVTTVVWLIVTFTTRKTDMDQLIQFYIKVRPAGPGWSKVKEAAKDRGVDMPEVKHALSAEILSVFIGTVAVFAALFATGYIIYGRTGLASILICVSAACFGYLIYMWKRLSS
- a CDS encoding porin family protein, whose protein sequence is MKKLKVKLGVVAVLLMLVGVKQASAQEARSGIKGGLNLSNLYVDDVDDENVRGGFNAGIYTQIMVGETFAIQPELLYSAKGAKTEYDNTFGNGETDFNLNYIEAPILATFKLGDAADIHIGPYFGYLVSAKSKSTNDTVFGGIDSEGELDRDNFNKFDYGLAGGIGFNFSALTIGLRYNYGLAEIAKSDRAETFLGDSKNSTAQVYAAFNLQ
- a CDS encoding bactofilin family protein, producing the protein MFNKNNPTKGNEGKASAEYANSNNIIGQGSTFRGNIETYGNLRVEGRIIGDVKSKSKVAVGQSAVIEGNIHSQVAEIEGEVKGSVEVSDLLVLKPNCKINGDINTNKLVVESGAMFDGKCNMGKATKKVEFGSDNGQPVANSTPVNSPKAN
- a CDS encoding ATP-dependent Clp protease adaptor ClpS, producing the protein MDFGYKEEELVDVLEDVDGVRDLMVFNDDVNTFDHVIETLVRVCQHSTTQAEQCAYIIHYTGKCSVKKGAFAKLKPLKEAICEVGIDAQVV
- a CDS encoding universal stress protein, which encodes MFNKIAIAIAFSPRLQTLLAEAKRVQALFKSELIIIHVGSHTDKEDAFMMENLQQADITEDVKVIWEAGDPAKRILAVCKKERIDLLVAGALKKEDFINYYLGSIARKILRKADCSVLMLTEPSLESNPSKRMVIYAENSPYSIQAIKAGTYIGKTQHSQQLHIVREIKLYGLAMSVSSEKTEEELTEIRRNLVNEEILIVENILKKMDISGLKVNIKVISGKSGFELANFCNRTRADLLVVGSPNRKMGIFDRVFPHDLEYVFADLPCDLLIVNPKKKNG